The following proteins come from a genomic window of Bernardetia sp.:
- a CDS encoding segregation and condensation protein A yields MYEIKIPVFEGAFDLLLFFIERDELDIYDIPITKVTTDFLEYIRTLEKMNIELASEFIVVAATLMQIKAKMLLPREQVDEEGNIIDPRKELVQQLLEYKRYRPVIEQLSNLEDDALARETRGNIISELKSLNKVRPEDVDLEDVDLYKLLKAFQNAMELHELSKPKMTNIKPYPYSVDRQRDYVINKVKTIGRVNFVEVLKESGNRVLVVFNFLAILELIQVGEIRLEITEEPNFNEFILVKGEPSVVG; encoded by the coding sequence ATGTACGAAATAAAAATCCCAGTTTTTGAAGGCGCATTTGATTTGTTACTTTTCTTTATTGAAAGAGACGAATTAGATATTTATGATATTCCAATTACGAAGGTTACGACCGACTTTTTGGAGTATATCCGTACGCTAGAAAAAATGAATATTGAGCTTGCCAGCGAGTTTATTGTAGTAGCTGCAACGCTCATGCAGATTAAAGCAAAGATGCTTTTGCCTCGTGAGCAGGTAGATGAGGAAGGAAATATCATTGACCCAAGAAAAGAACTTGTACAGCAGCTTTTAGAATACAAGCGTTATCGCCCTGTGATAGAACAGCTTTCTAATTTGGAAGATGATGCTCTAGCAAGAGAAACAAGGGGAAATATTATCTCCGAGCTCAAATCGCTCAATAAAGTCCGTCCAGAAGATGTAGATTTGGAAGATGTGGATTTGTACAAACTTCTCAAAGCCTTTCAAAATGCAATGGAACTACACGAACTTTCGAAACCTAAGATGACCAACATCAAACCTTATCCGTATAGCGTAGATAGGCAAAGAGATTATGTCATCAATAAAGTCAAGACGATTGGGAGAGTAAATTTTGTGGAAGTCTTGAAAGAGAGTGGCAACCGTGTTTTGGTGGTATTTAATTTTTTGGCTATTTTAGAACTCATACAAGTAGGAGAAATTCGTTTAGAAATTACAGAAGAGCCTAACTTCAATGAGTTTATTCTTGTGAAAGGAGAGCCTTCTGTGGTGGGATAA